A single region of the Solwaraspora sp. WMMD791 genome encodes:
- a CDS encoding universal stress protein, which produces MQRQTAPGHDRIVVGVHDSPSSWAAVRLAAREAAGQHRPLRLLYALGWIPDDLSDSDEQPETDAHALVERAAGVATDVAAGIDVLTEISENAPATALLRESRMASLVVIGDGDLARWTCLPLDALAVQIAARADCSVLVARAQPQTATATAPVLVGVDGSAGSERALGFAFDAAAQRGTDLIVVRAGESEPGWADTSAGTADELATALAPWREKHPDVPVRQQVVDGPPARVLVERSGQAGLVVVGARGDHPLRVPLGAVSQAVLHHARCDTAIVRECAPPPPAGD; this is translated from the coding sequence ATGCAGCGGCAGACCGCGCCGGGCCACGACCGCATCGTGGTCGGGGTGCACGACTCCCCTTCCAGTTGGGCGGCGGTCCGGCTGGCCGCCCGGGAGGCGGCCGGCCAGCACCGCCCGCTGCGGCTGCTGTACGCACTCGGCTGGATCCCCGACGACCTGTCCGACAGCGACGAGCAACCCGAAACCGACGCCCACGCGCTCGTCGAACGGGCCGCCGGTGTCGCCACCGACGTCGCCGCCGGGATCGACGTACTGACCGAGATCTCCGAGAACGCCCCGGCCACCGCCCTGCTGCGGGAGTCGCGGATGGCGTCGCTGGTGGTGATCGGTGACGGTGACCTGGCCCGCTGGACCTGCCTGCCGCTGGACGCGCTGGCCGTGCAGATCGCCGCCCGGGCGGACTGTTCGGTGCTGGTCGCCCGGGCACAGCCACAGACAGCGACGGCCACCGCGCCGGTCCTGGTCGGGGTGGACGGCTCGGCGGGCTCGGAACGCGCGCTCGGCTTCGCGTTCGACGCCGCCGCGCAGCGCGGCACCGACCTGATCGTGGTCCGGGCCGGCGAGAGCGAACCCGGCTGGGCGGACACCTCGGCCGGCACCGCCGACGAACTCGCCACGGCGCTGGCACCCTGGCGGGAGAAGCACCCGGACGTACCCGTGCGCCAGCAGGTGGTCGACGGCCCGCCGGCCCGGGTCCTCGTCGAGCGGTCCGGACAGGCCGGTCTCGTCGTCGTCGGGGCCCGTGGCGACCATCCGCTGCGGGTGCCGCTCGGCGCGGTCAGCCAGGCGGTGCTGCACCATGCCCGCTGCGACACGGCGATCGTGCGGGAATGCGCCCCACCGCCGCCGGCCGGCGACTGA
- a CDS encoding HAD family phosphatase, with protein sequence MICAVVFDMDGVLVDTEPVWEEVRRAYVARAGGRWLPEAQSRLMGMSTPEWSGYLDADLGVGRGAGLVADEVIDEMAARYRAELPLISGAVAAIHRLGSRFPLALASSSPRRLIDQVLASAGVTDAFQATVSTEECAAGKPDPEVYLVAARRLGVDPAACCAVEDSSNGLRSATAAGMAVVAVPHRKYPPAPDALAGASLVVDRLDELTVDRVLALGDEVR encoded by the coding sequence ATGATCTGCGCGGTCGTGTTCGACATGGATGGCGTGCTCGTCGACACCGAGCCGGTCTGGGAGGAGGTCCGTCGTGCCTACGTGGCGCGCGCCGGCGGCCGGTGGCTGCCCGAGGCCCAGAGCCGGCTGATGGGGATGAGCACCCCGGAGTGGTCCGGCTACCTCGACGCGGATCTCGGCGTCGGGCGGGGTGCCGGGCTGGTCGCCGACGAGGTGATCGACGAGATGGCCGCGCGGTACCGGGCGGAGCTGCCGTTGATCTCCGGCGCGGTGGCGGCGATCCACCGGCTGGGCTCCCGGTTTCCGCTCGCCCTGGCCAGCTCGTCGCCGCGTCGACTGATCGACCAGGTGCTCGCCAGCGCCGGGGTCACCGACGCGTTCCAGGCCACCGTGTCGACCGAGGAGTGCGCCGCCGGCAAGCCCGATCCCGAGGTGTACCTGGTGGCGGCGCGGCGGCTCGGGGTGGACCCGGCCGCCTGCTGCGCGGTGGAGGATTCCAGCAACGGACTACGGTCGGCGACCGCAGCCGGGATGGCGGTGGTGGCGGTGCCGCACCGGAAGTACCCGCCGGCACCGGATGCGCTGGCCGGGGCGTCGCTCGTCGTCGACCGGCTCGACGAGTTGACGGTCGACCGGGTACTCGCCCTCGGCGACGAAGTGCGTTAG
- a CDS encoding helix-turn-helix domain-containing protein: MSQATELAAAAGSSDPRVGLRAVHALRRLLETLEVIQVDNARRHGWSWQEIADVLEVSRQGVHKKHAGRVVAGPSRKA, from the coding sequence ATGAGTCAGGCAACCGAGCTCGCCGCCGCAGCCGGCAGTTCCGACCCCCGGGTCGGGTTGCGGGCTGTCCATGCGCTGCGCCGGCTGTTGGAGACCCTGGAGGTGATCCAGGTCGACAACGCGCGCCGACACGGCTGGTCATGGCAGGAGATCGCCGACGTCCTGGAGGTCAGTCGGCAGGGCGTCCACAAGAAGCACGCCGGCCGAGTGGTGGCCGGCCCATCCAGAAAGGCGTGA
- a CDS encoding Clp protease N-terminal domain-containing protein, with product MLRLKHRHIGTEHILLAIARSGPSGAKEAIVAAGVDPATLDQFVLNALRPAA from the coding sequence GTGCTGCGGCTCAAGCATCGGCACATCGGCACCGAGCACATTCTGTTGGCCATTGCCCGCAGTGGCCCCAGCGGCGCCAAAGAAGCCATTGTAGCCGCCGGTGTCGATCCGGCTACATTGGATCAGTTCGTGCTGAACGCGCTGCGGCCGGCGGCCTGA
- a CDS encoding SAM-dependent methyltransferase, translating to MSIEERAPVGVDTTRPSVARVYDYMLGGKDNFAVDRQAGQMALQITPDGPLAARANRGFLRRAVRHLVAEAGIRQFLDIGSGLPTQGNVHEIAHEIDPQTRVVYVDSDPMVLAHGRALLASSPMTTVIQADVRHPEQILDNPEVRSMIDFTQPVGVLLLGILHHLADDEDPGAVAAVYRAAVPSGSYLAISHFHDPGDAHPDASKKALMVEKIFNQTMGTGRWRRHDEIVGYFGDFELLEPGVTALPDWRPAPDDEPSEQTDTYYTFVGGLARKP from the coding sequence GTGAGCATTGAGGAACGAGCCCCGGTCGGGGTGGACACGACCCGACCGAGCGTCGCCCGTGTGTACGACTACATGCTCGGCGGCAAGGACAACTTCGCGGTCGACCGCCAAGCCGGGCAGATGGCGCTGCAGATCACCCCGGACGGCCCGCTGGCGGCCCGGGCCAACCGGGGCTTCCTGCGTCGGGCCGTACGCCATCTGGTCGCCGAGGCCGGCATCCGGCAGTTCCTCGACATCGGGTCGGGGCTGCCGACCCAGGGCAACGTGCACGAAATCGCCCACGAGATCGACCCGCAGACCCGCGTGGTCTACGTGGACAGCGACCCGATGGTGCTGGCGCACGGTCGGGCGCTGCTCGCCAGCTCCCCGATGACCACGGTGATCCAGGCCGACGTCCGGCATCCGGAGCAGATCCTGGACAACCCCGAGGTCCGGTCGATGATCGACTTCACGCAGCCGGTCGGGGTACTGCTCCTGGGGATCCTGCACCACCTCGCCGACGACGAGGACCCCGGTGCGGTGGCTGCGGTCTACCGTGCCGCCGTCCCGTCCGGCAGCTACCTGGCCATCTCGCACTTCCACGATCCTGGCGACGCCCATCCGGACGCCTCGAAGAAGGCGTTGATGGTGGAGAAGATCTTCAACCAGACGATGGGCACCGGCCGGTGGCGTCGCCACGACGAGATCGTCGGGTACTTCGGTGACTTCGAGCTGCTGGAGCCAGGCGTCACCGCGCTGCCGGACTGGCGGCCGGCACCGGACGACGAGCCGTCGGAGCAGACCGACACCTACTACACCTTCGTCGGTGGGCTCGCCCGCAAACCTTGA
- a CDS encoding alpha-N-arabinofuranosidase has translation MADRPVTVHIDPAFRIAPVSRRTFGSFVEHMGRCVYGGLYEPDHPSADPVGLRRDVLDLVREQGVTVVRYPGGNFVSGYHWEDGVGPRDQRPTRLDPAWHSVETNAFGLDEFMTWAQAAGVEPMLAVNLGTRGPREALDLLEYANHPGGTRLSDLRRAHGRDRPYGIRMWCLGNEMDGPWQLGHQTAHEYGRRAAETARAMRMIDPTLELIACGSSGPDMPTFAAWEATVLEHTYDQVDFVSAHLYHEERDGDLASFLASSVGMDQFIDDIVATCDHVRARTRSSKRINISFDEWNVWYMRDFLATGVPTEWVQAPPLSEDDYTVADAVVVGSSLITLLRHSDRVTVACQAQLVNTIAAIRAEPGGPAWRQTIFYPFALTARYARGTVLRVECTSAPTTDTARYGDVPLLDVVATYDDDAGELVVFAVHRGQREPVTVDVDLRAFPGYRLAEQVVLHDPDLYARNTSVEPDRVRPQAVSGAAVDQGRLALALPPVSWTMLRLTMVDATA, from the coding sequence ATGGCTGACCGACCGGTGACGGTGCACATCGATCCGGCGTTCCGGATCGCTCCGGTGAGCCGGCGGACGTTCGGCTCCTTCGTCGAGCACATGGGCCGCTGCGTCTACGGCGGTCTCTACGAGCCCGACCACCCCAGCGCGGACCCGGTCGGGCTGCGCCGGGACGTGCTCGACCTGGTTCGGGAGCAGGGGGTGACCGTGGTCCGCTACCCGGGCGGCAACTTCGTCTCCGGCTACCACTGGGAGGACGGGGTCGGGCCGCGCGATCAGCGCCCGACCCGGCTCGACCCGGCCTGGCACAGCGTGGAGACCAACGCGTTCGGCCTCGACGAGTTCATGACCTGGGCGCAGGCGGCGGGTGTCGAACCGATGCTCGCGGTCAACCTCGGCACCCGCGGCCCCCGCGAGGCGCTGGACCTGCTGGAGTACGCCAACCATCCGGGCGGCACCCGACTGTCGGACCTGCGCCGGGCACATGGGCGTGACAGGCCCTACGGCATCCGGATGTGGTGTCTGGGCAACGAGATGGACGGGCCGTGGCAGCTCGGCCATCAGACCGCGCACGAGTACGGCCGGCGCGCCGCCGAGACGGCCCGGGCGATGCGCATGATCGACCCGACGCTGGAGCTGATCGCCTGCGGCAGCTCCGGGCCGGACATGCCGACCTTCGCCGCCTGGGAGGCCACGGTCCTGGAACACACCTACGATCAGGTCGACTTCGTCTCGGCGCACCTCTACCACGAGGAGCGCGACGGTGACCTGGCCAGTTTCCTGGCCTCGTCGGTCGGCATGGACCAGTTCATCGACGACATCGTGGCGACCTGCGACCACGTCCGGGCGCGGACCCGCAGCAGCAAGCGGATCAACATCTCGTTCGACGAGTGGAACGTCTGGTACATGCGCGACTTCCTCGCCACCGGGGTGCCGACCGAATGGGTGCAGGCGCCGCCGCTGAGCGAGGACGACTACACCGTCGCCGACGCGGTGGTGGTCGGATCGTCGCTGATCACGCTCCTGCGACACAGCGACCGGGTGACGGTCGCCTGTCAGGCGCAGCTGGTCAACACGATCGCCGCGATCCGGGCCGAGCCCGGCGGCCCGGCCTGGCGGCAGACGATCTTCTACCCGTTCGCGCTGACCGCCCGGTACGCCCGGGGCACCGTACTGCGGGTGGAGTGCACGTCGGCGCCGACCACCGACACCGCCCGGTACGGTGACGTTCCGCTGCTGGATGTCGTCGCCACCTACGACGACGACGCCGGCGAACTGGTCGTCTTCGCGGTGCACCGGGGTCAGCGGGAGCCGGTGACGGTCGACGTGGACCTGCGCGCCTTCCCCGGTTACCGGCTCGCCGAGCAGGTGGTGCTGCACGACCCGGATCTGTACGCCCGCAACACCTCGGTGGAGCCGGACCGGGTACGGCCGCAGGCGGTGTCCGGTGCCGCTGTCGACCAGGGTCGGCTGGCCCTGGCCCTGCCGCCGGTGTCCTGGACGATGCTGCGCTTGACGATGGTCGATGCCACCGCGTAG
- a CDS encoding DedA family protein, which produces MHTDWLEQLLSMDDALIYLLVWLLVFAEDALFIGFVFPGETAAILGGVAASLGTVSLPGIAVVVVSAAIAGDTASYLIGRVFGTRLLRLRFLRRRQSWVQRAQDQLAARGGMAVFIGRFVTFFHAVMPALAGAARMPYRRFFAYNVAGALIWGIGTVAIGYLAGTSYAAIERVAGRAAAVVVAVLALSAFVFWRVRSARRECRPDPAHADPAGAGPADTDPAGSGAARQGRTRGGRPCDLG; this is translated from the coding sequence GTGCACACTGACTGGCTCGAGCAGCTGTTGTCGATGGACGACGCGCTCATCTACCTGCTGGTCTGGCTGCTCGTCTTCGCCGAGGACGCCCTCTTCATCGGGTTCGTCTTCCCGGGCGAGACCGCCGCGATCCTCGGCGGAGTGGCCGCCAGCCTGGGCACCGTTTCGCTGCCGGGCATCGCCGTGGTCGTCGTCAGCGCCGCGATCGCCGGCGACACCGCCAGCTACCTGATCGGCCGGGTGTTCGGCACCCGGTTGCTGCGGCTACGGTTCCTGCGTCGGCGGCAGTCCTGGGTGCAGCGGGCCCAGGACCAGCTCGCCGCCCGTGGCGGGATGGCGGTGTTCATCGGCCGGTTCGTCACGTTCTTCCACGCGGTCATGCCGGCGCTGGCCGGGGCGGCGCGGATGCCGTACCGGCGGTTCTTCGCCTACAACGTCGCCGGGGCGCTGATCTGGGGGATCGGTACGGTGGCGATCGGCTACCTCGCCGGCACCTCGTACGCCGCGATCGAGCGGGTGGCCGGGCGGGCCGCCGCAGTGGTGGTCGCGGTGCTGGCGCTCAGCGCGTTCGTATTCTGGCGGGTCCGGTCGGCGCGGCGCGAATGCCGTCCCGACCCCGCCCACGCCGATCCGGCCGGCGCTGGCCCAGCGGACACCGATCCGGCCGGCTCCGGTGCGGCCCGGCAGGGGCGCACCCGTGGTGGACGCCCCTGCGACCTTGGCTGA
- a CDS encoding NUDIX domain-containing protein, whose product MSEGPRLRVGAYAVIVRDSSVLLSRLSEASPVFAPGAWHLPGGGLDPGEQPGDALSRELREEAGLDVTGSRLMDVRSYSAHRNGTDWHVVGLLHSAEVGPGDPVITEVGGSADAIRWVPIEEIGDLALSPPTADGLRMVELIS is encoded by the coding sequence GTGAGTGAAGGTCCCCGTCTGCGTGTCGGCGCCTACGCGGTGATCGTGCGTGACTCCTCGGTGCTGCTGAGCCGGTTGTCCGAGGCGTCCCCGGTGTTCGCCCCTGGGGCGTGGCACCTGCCGGGCGGTGGTCTGGACCCGGGTGAGCAACCGGGCGACGCGCTGTCCCGCGAGCTACGGGAGGAAGCGGGCCTCGACGTCACCGGATCCCGGCTGATGGACGTGCGCTCGTACTCGGCCCACCGCAACGGCACCGACTGGCACGTGGTCGGCCTGCTGCACTCCGCAGAGGTGGGGCCGGGCGACCCGGTGATCACCGAGGTCGGCGGTAGCGCGGACGCGATCCGGTGGGTGCCGATCGAGGAGATCGGCGACCTGGCGTTGTCCCCGCCGACGGCGGACGGCCTACGCATGGTCGAACTGATCAGCTGA
- a CDS encoding cellulase family glycosylhydrolase codes for MKTRLSVAAATLLALVASIVVLVPPAHAAVGLHISGGRLVEANGSPLVLRGVNHAHTWYASQTSSFANIKSLGANSVRVVLSNGHRWTRNDAADVANVISLCKANRLICVLEVHDTTGYGEEGAAATLASAVDYWISLASVLRGQENYVIINIGNEPFGNSGYQNWTSHTTSAVQRLRTAGFEHTIMVDAPNWGQDWTFTMRDNAQSVWNADPARNLLFSIHMYGVFDTAAEISDYLGRFRSAGLPIAVGEFGHNHSDGNPDEDTILSYTQQHGIGWLGWSWSGNSGGVEYLDMVTNFNVGALTSWGQRLFNGANGIRQTAREATIYSGATPTTAPPTTAPPTTAPPTTAPPTTAPPTTAPPTTPPPAGACSATYTIVGQWQGGFQGEVRVTAGGSGTTGWRVVWTYANGQTVNQAWNATVTRSGSQVTATNVSYNGTLGAGQSTTFGFIGSWTGTNSIPPVACNAL; via the coding sequence CGGCTCGCCGCTCGTGCTGCGCGGGGTCAACCACGCGCACACCTGGTACGCCAGCCAGACAAGCTCCTTCGCCAACATCAAGTCCCTCGGCGCGAACTCCGTCCGGGTCGTGCTGAGCAATGGTCACCGGTGGACCCGCAACGACGCCGCCGACGTCGCGAACGTCATCTCGCTGTGCAAGGCGAACCGGTTGATCTGTGTACTGGAGGTGCACGACACCACCGGGTACGGCGAGGAGGGGGCCGCCGCCACCCTGGCATCCGCCGTCGACTACTGGATCAGCCTGGCCAGCGTCCTGCGCGGCCAGGAGAACTACGTGATCATCAACATCGGCAACGAACCGTTCGGCAACAGCGGGTACCAGAACTGGACCAGTCACACCACCAGCGCCGTCCAGCGGCTGCGGACCGCAGGTTTCGAGCACACGATCATGGTCGACGCGCCGAACTGGGGGCAGGACTGGACCTTCACCATGCGTGACAACGCCCAGTCCGTATGGAACGCCGACCCGGCCCGCAACCTGCTCTTCTCGATCCACATGTACGGCGTCTTCGACACCGCCGCCGAGATCAGCGACTACCTCGGGCGGTTCCGGTCAGCCGGGCTGCCGATCGCGGTCGGCGAGTTCGGGCACAACCACTCGGACGGCAACCCCGACGAGGACACCATCCTGTCGTACACCCAGCAGCACGGCATCGGCTGGCTCGGCTGGTCGTGGAGCGGCAACAGCGGCGGCGTCGAGTACCTCGACATGGTGACGAACTTCAACGTCGGCGCCCTGACCTCCTGGGGCCAGCGGCTGTTCAACGGCGCGAACGGAATCCGGCAGACCGCCCGGGAGGCGACCATCTACAGCGGCGCCACCCCGACGACCGCGCCGCCGACCACCGCACCCCCGACGACCGCGCCGCCGACCACCGCACCCCCGACCACCGCACCCCCGACCACCGCACCCCCGACCACTCCGCCGCCGGCCGGCGCCTGCTCCGCCACGTACACGATCGTCGGTCAGTGGCAGGGTGGCTTCCAGGGTGAGGTACGCGTCACCGCCGGCGGGTCCGGCACGACCGGTTGGCGGGTGGTCTGGACCTACGCCAACGGACAGACCGTGAACCAGGCATGGAACGCCACGGTGACCCGCAGCGGGTCCCAGGTGACCGCGACCAACGTCAGCTACAACGGCACCCTCGGCGCCGGGCAGAGCACGACGTTCGGCTTCATCGGCAGTTGGACCGGCACCAACAGCATCCCGCCGGTAGCCTGCAACGCCCTGTAG